The nucleotide sequence TGCTTTCAGCGGCAGATATCTTTGGAAAATGAAGATGAATATCCGGATGAACAAGCTTTTTTATTCGAACACAGTTTGCACATGAGCCACAGCTATCTGCTTCTGTTTTGTTTTCGCACATCAAATAACTCGCATAGGCGAGCGCCATGGGAAGTGCAGCAGTGCCCTGCCTACCGGCGAAAAGCTGAGCGTGAGCTACTTTTCCACGTTTATGCGCAGAAACAAGTTGTTTTTTTAGTTCTGATAGTCCCGGTATTTCTGAAAATTGCATGAATTACTTCTTCTCCCAGACCCGATTTTCGGCTGTAATCTCAAAGATATGTGAAAGCATCGCTTTGTCTGCTTCAGTCAGGTCTTTCTTACGCCTTTTCATAACCAACTCAGCAGTCTCGAAAGCCTTTTTGGTTTGATAGGTAGTGAACCCTGACGCACCACCCCAAGCAAAGGAAGGAATAATATTTCTTGGAAATCCATCACCAAAAATATTGGCTGAAACACCGACAGTGGTGCCTGTGTTAAACATGGTATTGATGCCACACTTAGAATGATCTCCCATGATGAGTCCGCAAAACTGAAGACCGGTATCCTTAAATCTGCCTGAAGCAAAATCCCACATCTTCACATTGGTATAGTTGTTTTTTAGATTGGAATTGTTTGTGTCTGCACCCAGGTTACACCATTCTCCTATCACGGAATTTCCTAAAAAACCCTCATGTCCTTTGTTGGAATATCCAAAAATCACAGAGTTTGAGACTTCTCCCCCTACTTTGGAATGGGGCCCGACTGTGGTGTCCCCTTTGATCTTTGAACCCATATTGACTACTGAGTGAGCACAAAGTGCAAATGGACCTCTAATGAGTGATCCTTCTTGAATTTCGGTATCCCTTCCGATGTAAATAGGACCATTTTCTGCGTTTAAAATAGCGGATTTTACAACAGCCCCTTCCTCCAAAAAGATTTGATCTCCATACGTATTTGTATGTGGGTCATTGATTGATTGAGAGCTTCTGTTTTTAGTTATGAGTTCAAAATCATTTTTGATTTCCTCTCCATTAAGCCTGAAGATATCCCATGGGTGAGCTACTTGCTCGACTGTGTCAATCGTAATTGTTTTTCGATGACCAGCTTCAATAACTTCAGTAGGCTCGAAGTATCCTGCAATGATTTGATTCTCAAAACATAAACATTCATCTTCTTTTAGATCTTGAATCAACAATGCCAATTCTGATGTCGGTAGAACATTACCGAGAATAAACAATCCCTTTTCTTTTGGTCCCTCA is from Marinobacter alexandrii and encodes:
- a CDS encoding GlmU family protein — translated: MQVTFIDTEESWKQMLPLSYTRPVAKVRVGILKVHEKWSKHLHINTTFFRSQDYLSTLFEGPKEKGLFILGNVLPTSELALLIQDLKEDECLCFENQIIAGYFEPTEVIEAGHRKTITIDTVEQVAHPWDIFRLNGEEIKNDFELITKNRSSQSINDPHTNTYGDQIFLEEGAVVKSAILNAENGPIYIGRDTEIQEGSLIRGPFALCAHSVVNMGSKIKGDTTVGPHSKVGGEVSNSVIFGYSNKGHEGFLGNSVIGEWCNLGADTNNSNLKNNYTNVKMWDFASGRFKDTGLQFCGLIMGDHSKCGINTMFNTGTTVGVSANIFGDGFPRNIIPSFAWGGASGFTTYQTKKAFETAELVMKRRKKDLTEADKAMLSHIFEITAENRVWEKK